One genomic window of Pseudomonas chlororaphis subsp. piscium includes the following:
- a CDS encoding gamma-glutamyl-gamma-aminobutyrate hydrolase family protein (Members of this family of hydrolases with an active site Cys residue belong to MEROPS family C26.), which produces MKRLGITLRTCNPQAYHEPRDGLARDWYRFFAELGCGNQWMLLPNLGEDTVAYARDQGVQGVIFSGGDDLGGDPLRDQSEQALLAHCVAERLPVLGVCRGLQLIHSFFGGRLADADRDVHVAQRHLITLLAADELPWLQGQAASRAVNSFHGKQLLDPPPAALRPWAVDAAGTCEALVHASLKVAGIMWHPEREAALDEADRQLCQWLFE; this is translated from the coding sequence ATGAAACGCCTCGGTATCACCCTGAGAACCTGCAACCCGCAGGCCTACCACGAACCGCGCGATGGCCTGGCCAGGGACTGGTACCGCTTTTTCGCCGAGCTCGGCTGCGGCAACCAATGGATGCTGCTGCCCAACCTGGGCGAGGACACCGTGGCCTATGCCCGTGACCAGGGCGTGCAAGGCGTGATCTTCAGCGGTGGCGACGACCTCGGCGGCGATCCGTTGCGCGACCAGAGCGAACAGGCGCTGCTGGCCCACTGCGTGGCCGAGCGGTTGCCGGTGCTGGGGGTCTGCCGCGGGTTGCAACTGATCCACAGCTTTTTCGGCGGCCGGTTGGCCGATGCCGACCGCGACGTGCACGTCGCGCAACGCCACCTCATCACCTTGCTGGCCGCCGACGAGCTGCCCTGGCTACAGGGCCAGGCCGCTTCGCGCGCGGTCAATTCCTTCCACGGCAAACAGTTGCTCGACCCGCCGCCCGCCGCCCTGCGCCCCTGGGCCGTGGATGCTGCCGGGACCTGCGAGGCCCTGGTGCATGCCAGCCTCAAGGTGGCCGGCATCATGTGGCATCCCGAGCGCGAAGCAGCGCTGGACGAAGCTGATCGACAACTGTGCCAATGGCTCTTTGAGTGA
- a CDS encoding phosphocholine cytidylyltransferase family protein → MKAVILAAGRGSRLKHLTAAQPKPLARLAGKPLLEWQLHALENAGVDEVHLVSGYCSEALEGYGQSRLYNPHWASSNMVRSLMRADALLSSEPTLVCYGDIVYRPDIVRDLMASQAPLSITYDLDWWDLWSARSDDPLSDAESFHQQAGQLLGIGERVASREEIEGQYMGLLKFTPAGWSQVRTLLSGMSDPQIDKLDMTSLLRALLQAGTAIATVAIRGGWVEVDNQSDIALYEQRIAQPGWSHDWRG, encoded by the coding sequence ATGAAAGCCGTAATTCTCGCCGCCGGCCGCGGCTCCCGCCTGAAACACCTGACTGCCGCGCAACCCAAGCCCCTGGCCCGCCTGGCTGGCAAGCCGCTGCTCGAATGGCAGCTGCACGCCCTGGAAAACGCCGGGGTCGACGAGGTGCATCTGGTCAGTGGTTATTGCAGCGAAGCCCTTGAAGGCTATGGCCAGAGCCGGCTGTACAACCCGCATTGGGCCAGCAGCAACATGGTGCGCAGCCTGATGCGCGCCGATGCCCTGCTGTCCAGCGAACCGACCCTGGTGTGCTACGGCGATATCGTCTACCGCCCGGACATCGTCCGTGACCTGATGGCCTCCCAGGCGCCCCTGAGCATCACCTACGACCTCGACTGGTGGGACCTGTGGTCGGCGCGCTCCGATGATCCCCTCAGCGACGCCGAAAGCTTCCACCAACAGGCCGGCCAACTGCTGGGTATCGGTGAAAGGGTCGCCAGCCGCGAGGAAATCGAGGGCCAGTACATGGGCCTGCTGAAATTCACTCCCGCAGGCTGGAGCCAGGTCCGGACACTGCTGTCCGGCATGAGCGACCCGCAGATCGACAAACTGGACATGACCAGCCTGCTGCGTGCCCTGCTCCAGGCCGGCACCGCCATCGCCACCGTGGCCATTCGCGGTGGCTGGGTGGAAGTCGACAATCAGTCGGACATCGCCCTGTACGAACAGCGCATCGCCCAACCGGGCTGGTCCCACGACTGGCGCGGCTGA